One region of Corvus moneduloides isolate bCorMon1 chromosome 15, bCorMon1.pri, whole genome shotgun sequence genomic DNA includes:
- the LOC116451295 gene encoding protocadherin alpha-2-like isoform X4: MGERCCAVVRVLVLQAAWALSGGQVRYSVPEEAKAGTVVGRLAQDLGLEAGEAEARRLRLVAQGRRASVEVSGASGALLVSSRLDREELCGKSAPCALRLEVLVERPLRVFHVQLEVTDINDNAPIFPAARKNLSIAESSLPGSRFPLEGASDADIGANAQLSYTLSPSEHFTLDVKSSDENRKSLFLVLAKSLDRETIPVHRLLLTASDGGRPSLTGTTELVISVLDANDNAPQFNQSVYKVKLPESAEVGTFVARVNATDADEGSNKEFSYSILSSIPIGNKGLFTIDTKTGEIRLTGTLDFENVRLHELQIEATDKGTPPLSGHCSVELEVLDVNDNAPEVWVTSLSVPVPEDASVGTVVALLSVSDRDSGANGRVRCWVWPASPFGLEATFAGSYSLVLREALDRERVSEYEVEVRAEDGGAPALRGRRGLRVAVSDVNDNAPAFAQAVYTVLARENNAAGAELARLWARDPDEAGNGRVSYSVWEGGVGGGWRPASSYVSVDAESGRLWALQPLDYEELQVLQFEVRAVDAGEPPLCGNATVQLFVLDENDNAPALLPPAGSAPEAGGAAGEAAAAAGSVSVSGTLWAWAAWGAPAGQVVAKIRAVDADSGYNAWLRYELWEPRGKGPFRVGLYSGEVSTARALEEADGPRQRLLIVVRDHGEPARSATATLSVSLVEAAEAALAAAAGSSSSSSRSAAGAEMGAGAASAATNVWLVVAICAVSSLFLLAVVLYGASRWAPRAAVLSGPGPTTLVCASEVGSWSYSQRHSRSLCVADGAGKSDLMVFSPNFPPPPPGPAAKDTQPEPSALLDTPKHPNPDWRYSASLRAGMQSAVHMEEAGVLRGGPAGPDQQWPTVSSATAEYEG, from the coding sequence atgGGGGAGCGTTGTTGTGCGGTGGTGcgggtgctggtgctgcaggcgGCCTGGGCGCTGTCGGGCGGGCAGGTGCGGTACTCGGTGCCGGAGGAAGCCAAGGCCGGCACGGTGGTGGGCCGTCTGGCGCAGGACCTGGGCCTGGAGGCGGGCGAGGCGGAGGCGCGGCGGCTGCGGCTGGTGGCGCAGGGCCGGCGGGCGAGCGTGGAGGTGAGCGGGGCGAGCGGCGCGCTGCTGGTGAGCTCGCGGCTCGACCGGGAGGAGCTGTGCGGCAAGAGCGCGCCGTGCGCGCTGcggctggaggtgctggtggagcGGCCGCTGCGCGTCTTCCATGTGCAGCTGGAGGTCACCGACATCAACGACAATGCCCCCATCTTCCCCGCCGCCCGGAAAAACCTCAGCATCGCGGAGTCATCTCTGCCGGGGTCTCGTTTCCCGCTGGAGGGCGCGTCGGATGCGGATATCGGAGCGAACGCGCAGCTCTCCTATACACTCAGCCCCAGCGAGCATTTTACACTGGATGTTAAATCCTCTGATGAAAACAGGAAGTCTCTGTTTCTGGTGCTCGCAAAGTCGTTGGACCGCGAGACGATTCCCGTTCACCGGTTGTTGCTGACGGCGAGTGACGGGGGCCGGCCGTCTCTGACGGGCACCACGGAGCTGGTGATCTCGGTGCTGGATGCAAACGACAACGCGCCCCAGTTCAACCAGTCAGTGTATAAAGTGAAGCTACCGGAGAGTGCTGAGGTGGGGACGTTTGTGGCGCGTGTGAACGCCACGGATGCGGACGAAGGCAGCAATAAGGAGTTTTCTTACAGCATCTTGAGTTCGATTCCTATCGGTAACAAAGGACTCTTTACCATTGACACCAAGACGGGCGAGATCAGACTGACGGGTACTTTGGACTTCGAAAACGTTCGTTTACACGAACTGCAAATCGAAGCGACAGATAAAGGGACACCCCCGCTGTCAGGTCACTGCAGCGTGGAACTGGAGGTGCTGGATGTGAACGACAACGCGCCGGAGGTGTGGGTGACGTCGCtgtcggtgccggtgccggAGGACGCGTCGGTGGGGACGGTGGTGGCCCTGCTGAGCGTGTCGGACCGGGACTCGGGGGCGAACGGTCGCGTGCGGTGCTGGGTGTGGCCGGCGTCGCCGTTCGGTCTGGAGGCGACGTTCGCGGGCTCGTACTCGCTGGTGCTGCGCGAGGCGCTGGACCGGGAGCGGGTGTCGGAGTACGAGGTGGAGGTGCGTGCGGAGGACGGCGGGGCGCCGGCGCTGCGCGGCAGGCGCGGGCTGCGGGTGGCGGTGTCGGACGTGAACGACAACGCGCCGGCGTTCGCGCAGGCCGTGTACACGGTGCTGGCGCGGGAGAACAacgcggcgggcgcggagctGGCGCGGCTGTGGGCGCGGGACCCGGACGAGGCGGGCAACGGGCGCGTGAGCTACTCGGTGTGGGAGGGCGGCGTGGGCGGCGGGTGGCGTCCGGCGTCGAGCTACGTGTCGGTGGACGCGGAGAGCGGGCGTCTGTGGGCGCTGCAGCCCTTGGACTAcgaggagctgcaggtgctgcagttCGAGGTGCGTGCGGTGGACGCGGGCGAGCCGCCGCTGTGCGGCAACGCCACGGTGCAGCTGTTCGTGCTGGACGAGAACGACAACGCgccggcgctgctgccgcctgCGGGCTCGGCGCCGGaggcgggcggcgcggcgggcgaggcggcggcggcggcgggctcGGTGTCGGTGTCGGGCACGCTGTGGGCGTGGGCGGCGTGGGGGGCGCCGGCGGGGCAGGTGGTGGCGAAGATCCGCGCCGTGGACGCCGACTCGGGCTACAACGCGTGGCTGCGCTACGAGCTGTGGGAGCCGCGGGGCAAGGGCCCGTTCCGCGTGGGGCTCTACAGCGGCGAGGTGAGCACGGCGCGGGCGCTGGAGGAGGCGGACGGCCCTCGCCAGCGGCTGCTGATCGTGGTGCGCGACCACGGCGAGCCGGCGCGCTCGGCCACGGCCACGCTCAGCGTGTCGCTGGTGGAGGCCGCCGAGGCGGCGCTGGCCGCGGCCGCGGGATCGTCGTCGTCGTCGTCGCGGtcggcggcgggcgcggagaTGGGCGCTGGTGCGGCGAGTGCGGCGACGAACGTGTGGCTGGTGGTGGCCATCTGCGCGGTGTCGAGCCTGTTCCTGCTGGCCGTGGTGCTGTACGGGGCGTCGCGCTGGGCGCCGCGGGCGGCCGTGCTGTCGGGGCCCGGGCCCACGACGCTCGTGTGCGCCAGCGAAGTGGGCAGCTGGTCGTACTCGCAGCGCCACAGCCGGAGCCTGTGCGTGGCGGACGGCGCGGGCAAGAGCGACCTCATGGTTTTCAGCCCCAACTtccctccgccgccgcccggccccgcggccaAGGACACGCAGCCGGAGCCCTCCGCTCTCCTGGACACG